The following are encoded in a window of Bradyrhizobium guangdongense genomic DNA:
- a CDS encoding DUF3606 domain-containing protein, whose protein sequence is MKDHLTKREQPDRSKINMNEALEVKYWTHALGVSRQELQKAVDKVGNSAAAVRKELAL, encoded by the coding sequence GTGAAGGATCATCTGACCAAGCGCGAACAGCCGGACCGCAGCAAAATCAACATGAACGAGGCGCTTGAGGTCAAGTATTGGACTCACGCGCTCGGTGTCTCCAGGCAGGAGCTGCAAAAGGCCGTCGACAAGGTCGGCAATTCCGCAGCCGCGGTCCGCAAAGAGCTGGCCCTATGA
- a CDS encoding ABC transporter substrate-binding protein yields the protein MRRREFIVSLSALATIGRSRAQDQVRHVGVLVASPRTEKALEAALEQRGWTLGRNLQIEARITGGDTDRTRQGARELIELKPDVLFAETNTSMAALHAEGTTIPTVFVMVSDPVGMHYVESLSNPGRNVTGFTPFEPSLGGKWVSLLKEIAPNIEHIGLVYNPEPGNNSAAFRKSIDQIADKSGIASVDTPTGNSADIERLIHSLKDRPNSGLIFLPDALTTMQSDQIVALVAQSRLPAIYPLRLFCLAGGLMSYGVDINKIHVGGASYVDRILRGVDPSKLPVQAPTELELVVNQRTAKQLGLQLPATLLARADEVIE from the coding sequence ATGAGGCGACGGGAGTTCATCGTAAGCCTGAGCGCGCTTGCTACCATTGGTCGATCGAGAGCTCAGGACCAAGTTCGCCATGTTGGGGTACTGGTCGCGAGCCCGAGAACCGAGAAGGCGCTTGAAGCGGCTCTTGAGCAACGTGGGTGGACCTTGGGCCGAAACCTTCAGATCGAGGCACGAATAACCGGGGGCGACACTGATCGAACTCGGCAGGGTGCCCGCGAATTAATCGAGTTGAAGCCTGACGTGCTGTTTGCGGAAACCAACACATCTATGGCGGCGTTGCACGCCGAAGGCACTACCATCCCGACCGTCTTCGTCATGGTCAGTGATCCCGTTGGAATGCATTACGTCGAAAGCCTGTCGAACCCCGGCCGCAACGTCACGGGTTTTACGCCATTTGAGCCGTCGTTGGGAGGAAAGTGGGTCTCTCTCCTAAAGGAGATAGCACCGAACATTGAACATATAGGCCTGGTCTACAATCCTGAGCCCGGAAACAACTCGGCGGCTTTCCGCAAGTCGATCGACCAAATTGCAGATAAGTCGGGCATCGCTTCAGTCGACACACCGACGGGCAACAGTGCGGACATTGAGCGGCTCATTCACTCCCTCAAGGACCGGCCGAATAGTGGACTAATCTTTCTGCCAGACGCTCTCACGACGATGCAAAGTGACCAGATTGTCGCGCTCGTTGCGCAATCTCGACTGCCTGCAATCTACCCGCTTCGCCTATTTTGCCTAGCGGGTGGCCTTATGTCTTATGGAGTGGACATCAACAAAATACATGTCGGAGGAGCGTCCTACGTTGACCGAATATTACGTGGCGTCGATCCCAGCAAGTTGCCAGTGCAAGCCCCAACGGAGCTTGAGCTTGTCGTGAACCAAAGAACAGCCAAGCAGCTCGGTTTGCAACTGCCAGCTACGCTTCTGGCTCGCGCCGACGAGGTGATTGAGTAG
- a CDS encoding nuclear transport factor 2 family protein: protein MSTGEPDYDRLLRSNLERVFNERNAARRTAAVAELSGADPVMFESANVVRGQSAIVDAAGQLLAQFGADFAFVPIGHAVGHHGLARLSWQAGPRTGPVAVTGTDVAEIVDSRIARLWVLLNPTA, encoded by the coding sequence ATGTCGACCGGTGAACCGGACTACGATCGTCTGCTGCGCTCCAATCTCGAGCGCGTCTTCAATGAGCGCAATGCCGCGAGGCGCACCGCGGCCGTCGCCGAACTGTCCGGTGCCGACCCCGTCATGTTCGAATCGGCCAACGTGGTGCGGGGGCAAAGCGCCATCGTCGATGCCGCCGGGCAACTGCTCGCGCAGTTCGGCGCTGACTTCGCCTTCGTGCCGATTGGCCATGCCGTCGGTCATCACGGACTTGCCCGCCTATCCTGGCAGGCGGGTCCGCGCACCGGGCCGGTCGCCGTCACCGGCACCGACGTCGCCGAGATTGTCGATAGCCGGATCGCGCGGCTATGGGTCCTGCTCAATCCAACTGCGTAA
- a CDS encoding nuclear transport factor 2 family protein, protein MTENERIIRKLYDVAELQDSRGFTEMFTPDGYFWDVSAGQKYYGADIGKTVDIYANAFPDMHRELGLVYVTGDVVIVELSLNGTHKGPLALSAGIIPATGNEIHTPCCDVFHLENGKVKSFHCYTAGTILMAQLGVLGNLQAAITG, encoded by the coding sequence ATGACCGAGAACGAACGCATCATCCGCAAGCTCTACGACGTAGCCGAACTTCAGGACTCCCGTGGTTTCACCGAGATGTTCACCCCGGATGGTTATTTCTGGGATGTCTCTGCCGGCCAGAAATACTACGGTGCGGATATCGGCAAGACCGTCGACATCTATGCCAATGCCTTCCCCGACATGCATCGCGAACTCGGATTGGTCTATGTCACCGGTGACGTCGTCATCGTCGAACTGTCACTGAACGGTACCCATAAGGGACCGCTGGCCCTCTCCGCCGGCATCATCCCGGCCACCGGCAACGAGATACATACACCGTGCTGCGATGTCTTCCATCTGGAGAATGGCAAGGTGAAGTCGTTCCACTGCTATACGGCGGGCACGATCCTGATGGCCCAGCTCGGCGTGCTGGGAAATCTTCAGGCCGCGATCACCGGCTGA
- a CDS encoding SDR family NAD(P)-dependent oxidoreductase: MSQKLNGKIAVVTGGSSGIGLATAKRFAAEGAQVLITGRRRAELDAAVAEIGRSATGVQADVSRLPDLDLLFQKVKAEAGRIDVLFVNAGGGSMLPLGQITEQQYADIFDRNVKGVLFTVQKALPLIQDGASIILTGSTAGIEGTAAFSVYAASKAAVRSFARNWILDLKGRSIRVNTLSPGATRTPGLVELAGPDAAQQQGLLDYLASRIPMGRVGEPEEIAKAAVFLASDDASFVNGIELFVDGGQAQI, from the coding sequence ATGTCCCAGAAGCTCAACGGAAAGATCGCAGTCGTCACCGGCGGCAGCAGCGGCATCGGCCTTGCTACCGCCAAGCGCTTCGCCGCCGAAGGCGCCCAAGTCTTGATCACCGGCCGCCGCAGGGCGGAACTTGACGCTGCGGTTGCCGAGATCGGCCGCAGCGCGACCGGCGTCCAAGCCGACGTCTCCAGGCTCCCGGACCTCGATTTGCTGTTTCAGAAGGTGAAGGCCGAGGCCGGCCGCATCGACGTCCTGTTCGTCAATGCCGGCGGCGGCTCCATGCTGCCGCTCGGCCAGATCACAGAGCAGCAATATGCCGACATCTTCGATCGTAATGTGAAGGGCGTGCTGTTCACCGTGCAGAAGGCGCTGCCGCTGATCCAGGATGGCGCCTCGATCATCCTGACCGGCTCCACAGCCGGCATCGAAGGCACCGCCGCCTTCAGCGTCTATGCCGCCTCCAAGGCCGCGGTGCGCTCGTTCGCGCGGAACTGGATCCTCGACCTCAAGGGCCGCAGCATTCGCGTCAACACGCTGAGCCCCGGCGCAACCCGCACGCCCGGCCTGGTCGAACTCGCCGGCCCCGACGCTGCCCAGCAGCAGGGTCTGCTGGACTATCTCGCCTCGCGCATTCCGATGGGCCGCGTCGGCGAGCCCGAGGAGATCGCCAAGGCTGCCGTCTTCCTCGCTTCCGACGATGCCAGCTTCGTCAACGGCATCGAACTTTTCGTCGATGGCGGCCAGGCCCAGATCTGA
- a CDS encoding LysR family transcriptional regulator, with the protein MSRLPDLEGLALLAKVAEERSFVGAARSLNLSVATVSRAITRLEARLGAQVFNRTSRKVALTDFGRRLAERGARMLLEAEEAETAARELSSRPRGTINLALPMSFGLREIAPIVPEFLRQYPEIALNLHLSDAAVDLIGEGYDAAIRIAALPDSSLLARKLRAMSRFIVASPTYIARYGRPQSPSELNVHHCLGYAYRARTGTWHFTHENGEQVSVTPTGPLSVTNIDALLPTLLDGIGIAELPSFVADPYVIDGRLEVLLPEWQLPGGGLYFITPSSRVRPARIDVLSDFLAAHLSRRA; encoded by the coding sequence ATGTCCCGACTTCCCGATCTCGAAGGCCTCGCTCTGTTGGCCAAGGTGGCCGAGGAACGCTCCTTTGTCGGCGCTGCCCGCTCGCTCAACCTTTCGGTAGCGACGGTGTCGCGCGCCATCACGCGTCTGGAGGCCCGCTTGGGCGCGCAGGTCTTCAACCGGACTTCGCGCAAGGTGGCGCTGACGGATTTCGGGCGTCGCCTGGCCGAGCGCGGCGCGCGCATGCTGCTGGAGGCCGAAGAGGCCGAAACGGCGGCGCGCGAATTGTCGAGCCGGCCGCGCGGCACAATCAATCTGGCGCTGCCGATGTCGTTCGGCTTGAGGGAGATCGCGCCGATCGTGCCGGAATTCCTGCGTCAGTATCCCGAGATCGCGCTCAACCTCCACCTGAGCGACGCCGCGGTCGATCTGATCGGCGAGGGTTACGATGCCGCGATCAGGATCGCGGCGCTGCCGGACTCATCGCTGCTGGCCCGCAAGCTCCGCGCGATGAGTCGCTTCATCGTCGCATCGCCGACCTACATCGCTCGATACGGGCGACCGCAATCGCCTTCCGAGCTCAATGTGCATCATTGCCTTGGCTATGCGTACCGCGCACGGACCGGCACCTGGCACTTCACCCATGAGAATGGGGAGCAAGTCTCGGTGACGCCTACCGGGCCGCTGTCGGTCACCAATATTGACGCGCTGTTGCCCACTCTGCTCGACGGAATTGGCATCGCCGAGCTGCCGTCATTCGTTGCTGATCCATACGTCATCGACGGACGTCTCGAAGTGCTGTTGCCGGAATGGCAATTGCCGGGCGGCGGCCTCTACTTCATCACACCTTCATCGCGTGTGCGGCCGGCGCGCATCGACGTCCTCAGCGATTTTCTCGCGGCACACTTGTCCCGTCGCGCGTAG
- a CDS encoding methyl-accepting chemotaxis protein: MFNFQSKKVRHAIAEVEALDQSQAVIEFDLDGTILDANENLLKMSGYTLEEIKGKHHSIFVSPAERDSVRYRDFWASLNRGEFQTTQYKRFGKGGKELWIHASYAPLRDENGKVVSFIKFATDITAYKIKTMEDAGKIAAVNRAQAVIEFQMDGTIISANENFLNAMGYSLDEIKGKHHSLFVTPEDRASAAYAAFWAKLNRGEFEAAEYKRLGKGGKEIWILATYNPILDENGKPFKVVKFATDVTTQKMKAADSDGQLTAIQKSQAVIEFNMDGTIRTANENFLRAMGYSLAEIRGQHHSMFVEPSEKNTPGYRQFWETLNRGEFQAAEYKRIAKGGREIWIQASYNPIFDLNGKPYKVVKYATDVTAQVIGRKKADNARGLIEAVAAGSEEMSASIREISETMAKSRETSKVATNRVESADGQAQKLTAAAEAMSGIVEMISGITSQINLLALNATIESARAGEAGRGFAVVASEVKNLANQAKQATDTISSEIGALNVISGEVASSLTAIKAAIAGVNEFIASTAAAVEEQSIVTADMSANMQRASAELA, translated from the coding sequence GTGTTCAATTTTCAAAGCAAGAAAGTCAGACACGCAATCGCGGAGGTCGAGGCGCTGGATCAGTCGCAGGCCGTGATCGAATTCGACCTCGACGGCACCATCCTCGATGCCAATGAAAATTTGCTCAAGATGAGCGGCTACACGCTTGAAGAGATCAAGGGCAAGCACCACAGCATCTTCGTCAGCCCGGCCGAGCGCGACAGCGTCCGCTATCGCGACTTCTGGGCCAGCCTGAACCGCGGGGAGTTCCAGACCACGCAATACAAGCGTTTCGGAAAGGGAGGCAAGGAACTCTGGATTCACGCCTCCTACGCGCCCTTGCGCGATGAGAACGGAAAGGTGGTCAGCTTTATCAAGTTCGCCACCGACATCACGGCGTACAAGATCAAGACTATGGAGGATGCCGGCAAGATCGCCGCGGTGAACCGCGCCCAGGCCGTGATCGAATTCCAGATGGACGGCACCATCATCAGCGCCAACGAGAACTTCCTGAATGCGATGGGCTACTCGCTCGACGAGATCAAGGGCAAGCATCACAGCCTGTTCGTAACGCCCGAGGACCGCGCGAGTGCGGCCTATGCCGCGTTTTGGGCCAAGCTGAACCGCGGCGAGTTCGAAGCCGCCGAATACAAGCGGCTGGGCAAGGGCGGCAAGGAGATCTGGATCCTTGCGACCTACAATCCGATCCTCGACGAGAACGGCAAGCCGTTCAAGGTGGTAAAATTCGCAACTGACGTCACCACGCAGAAGATGAAGGCGGCCGACAGTGACGGCCAGCTCACCGCCATCCAGAAGTCGCAGGCGGTAATCGAGTTCAACATGGACGGCACGATCCGCACCGCCAACGAGAATTTTCTACGAGCGATGGGTTATTCGCTGGCAGAGATCCGAGGCCAGCACCATTCCATGTTCGTCGAGCCGAGCGAGAAGAACACGCCGGGCTATCGTCAGTTCTGGGAAACTCTCAACCGCGGTGAATTCCAGGCTGCCGAATACAAGCGCATCGCCAAGGGCGGTCGCGAGATCTGGATCCAGGCGTCCTACAACCCGATCTTCGATCTCAATGGCAAGCCTTACAAGGTTGTGAAGTACGCCACCGACGTCACCGCGCAAGTCATCGGCCGTAAAAAGGCGGACAATGCACGCGGACTAATCGAGGCGGTCGCGGCCGGCAGCGAAGAGATGAGCGCATCGATCCGTGAGATCTCCGAGACGATGGCAAAGTCCCGGGAGACGTCCAAGGTCGCGACCAACCGGGTAGAATCCGCCGATGGGCAGGCCCAGAAGCTGACCGCAGCCGCGGAGGCCATGAGCGGCATTGTGGAGATGATCTCCGGCATAACCAGCCAGATCAACCTTCTCGCGCTCAACGCCACGATCGAGTCCGCGCGCGCGGGCGAGGCCGGGCGCGGATTCGCGGTTGTAGCTTCTGAGGTGAAGAATCTCGCGAACCAAGCCAAGCAAGCGACGGACACGATATCTTCCGAGATTGGCGCGCTCAACGTCATCTCCGGCGAGGTCGCGAGCTCCCTTACGGCGATCAAGGCTGCCATCGCCGGTGTTAACGAGTTTATCGCCTCGACAGCCGCCGCAGTCGAAGAGCAGAGCATCGTCACCGCGGACATGTCAGCAAACATGCAGCGCGCGTCGGCAGAACTTGCTTAG